ACCACATTTATAAAAAATATTTTTATTTATTTAACTTTTTAAAAATAGCATGGAATTTAACAGGTATCTGTCAAGAGGTTTTGAATACTGACTCCATAAAGCGTTGCCGCCGTTTTCTATAAAATCTGCTATCTGATTAACCTTAGAGTCCATGTTATCTATGTAATGGAGAAGAAATGCTTCCGTTGTTTTAGGTCTTTTGGGCGAACCGTATTCCATTTCTCCGTGATGCGATATTATGCTGTGGATTAAAATCAGTTTCAAATTTTCAGGAAATCCGTTTATTTCCGATATTTTTTTATCAACTGCAGACGAACCCAATACTATATGGCCTAAAAGCCTACCTTCGTCGGAATATTCCGTTATGTTGTTCTTGATTTTAAGTTCTTCTATTTTGCCGGAATCGTGAAGAAATATTGCCGCCAGAAGAACGTCTTTTATAACGTATTTTTTATAATGCTCGGCAAGAAAAGTTCCTATTTTAAGCATGCTTAACGTATGTTCAAGAAGCCCGCCTATATATGCATGATGTATAGATTTTGCCGCCGGAAGCGTTTTTAAAAGCTTTACGTAATTTTCGTCTTCCAAAAATTTATTGACGAGCCGTATAATATATTCATCGGTTAAATTTTCCTTTAAAACGGTTTTTAAATCGCTATACATTGATTCTATATCGTTCTTCGAGGACTTAAAAAAAAGAGCGGCATCTTCTGCGGCAATATTTTTCAAATCTATTTTTTCTATTTCCGTAATACTTAGCTGAAGTTCGTTTTGAAACAGCGAACTTTTTGATTTTACCTTTATTATATCGCCAGCTTCAAAAATGGGCGCGAGTTTATCTACGTTATCCCAAATATATCCCTTAATTTCGCCGGCTTTATCGGACAGTTTTAAATAAACGTAAGGTTTTCCGGTTTTACCCATAGCCTGAGATTTGCTTTTTACAAGAAAAGCCGAATCTACTTTCTGATT
This DNA window, taken from Candidatus Acidulodesulfobacterium acidiphilum, encodes the following:
- a CDS encoding HD domain-containing protein; the encoded protein is MEKILVSEITENQKVDSAFLVKSKSQAMGKTGKPYVYLKLSDKAGEIKGYIWDNVDKLAPIFEAGDIIKVKSKSSLFQNELQLSITEIEKIDLKNIAAEDAALFFKSSKNDIESMYSDLKTVLKENLTDEYIIRLVNKFLEDENYVKLLKTLPAAKSIHHAYIGGLLEHTLSMLKIGTFLAEHYKKYVIKDVLLAAIFLHDSGKIEELKIKNNITEYSDEGRLLGHIVLGSSAVDKKISEINGFPENLKLILIHSIISHHGEMEYGSPKRPKTTEAFLLHYIDNMDSKVNQIADFIENGGNALWSQYSKPLDRYLLNSMLFLKS